A stretch of DNA from Coccidioides posadasii str. Silveira chromosome 1, complete sequence:
CCGCTGTGTTTTGCATTCATGCATGTGcgcgtgtgtgtgtgtacCGCCCCAGTAGAAAGTAACTTCTGATCTCAGACGGGAACTAACGAATCATGTTTCCTTGTTTGTCCTCAGTTTACCCCAACGGTGAAGTCTGCATCTCCATCCTCCACCCTCCCGAAGAGGACAAGTACGGTTACGAATCCGCCGCAGAGCGCTGGTCGCCCGTGCAGACGCCCGAGACGATCTTACTGTCGGTGATCAGCATGCTGAGCAGCCCGAACGATGAGAGCCCAGCTAATGTGGAGGCGGCAAGGCTATGGAGAGAGGATCCAAAGGAGTTCAAGAGGAGAGTGAGGCAATGCGTTAGGGAGAGCTTAGGAGAAGAGTAGTGCGACGTTGGAGAGATTGTGAAATGCTCTTTTCCTTGGGGACAATTGAAATGGGCAGAGACGAGACAGCCGATGGCTGTTTCTTTTATCATTACCATCATTATCTTTGCACTTTTGGAGGTTGTCTATTGCATTTATCTATGCAGTGTTAAATGCCATCGTCAATCATTTCGTCTTGACCGGCTTCTATAGAGCCATAGGCGCTTTCAGCACGGCAAACCATCAGCGAAAGTAGACAATCCAAACCACAATGAAACCAAAGTCAGATATCGGCGGTCGAGGAAGTCCGGCTTTGCATGTCGCAGGCGCATAGAGTGCTTGTCCCGATGCATCTGGCCCGTTGAACAAGCTTGAGCTTCTGCCGCAGGATCTCCGAAAAGTCACTCCTGCCCGTATCATTCTCTTTCAAGGGATAAATATCATTCTCTCACTTTCTCTCCAGTGCTGTAGGGTAAGATCTTAACGGCCTAGGCACATTTGACACATCATCTGACCTGGAGACAGATAACGTTGTTTAACTATCAAGAAGCTGAGATTCACCAAGCATGCTTCAGCTAGAGTGAGCGGCTAAATATCATATGACGACCAGTCAAAACATCCGCCAGGGCCCCAAGGGATTTCCACCCCTTCCTcaatttccttttttttttttcttgaaagGCTCACCCAAGTTATAATAGTTAATAGTAAGTTGTTATTTGCATTTATACTGGACTGTGGGAGGAACCACCTCATTATTACAAAGTTCAGGCCCATCCAAACCCATGGTATAATATGAAGTCCCATTTCAAAATATGTTGCACGGCGTTTAAAGGATAAAACACGGTTCTGGTATCTCATAAGCCATTCGTGATTAAAAAAGAattaataagaaagaataaaGAATAACACCAGCCAAATTTCGCCAGTGAGggtgaaaagaaaacaaagcaTGCTACGCTCGTCTCGCCAACTTCCCATACAAGACAACAAGTGGCATTAGGTGGTAAGTGTACctattctttttattttttattttttttatttttttgtaTTATTGTTGTcattttttctctcttcgcTTTGGGTCCGATTACATGGCGAGAAGAGCGATGAGACCAAGAGCTCCAGCGACGCCAGGTGCAGCAGTTGTCATGACGCGACCCGCAGCTCCTTCAGCTGGCGTGGTTTGGCCTGGGGGAATTTCAGTCTCAGTAGGGCTCTCGGTGGTCGTTTCAGCGACCGAGCCAGAAGTGGGTGTGCCGGTGAGGCCGGACGTGGGACTGGCCGTGCCGTTGGAGTCGCTGACTTGTGTGTAGAGAGTGGTAGAGCCGACGGTGGTTTCAATAACCTCAGTGCCGGAAGTCACGGTGGAGACGATGGCAGAGGTAGTGTAGGCGGATGACTCCCCACCAGGGACAATGCCAGTCTAGTTAAGCTGTCAGCTCGGACATGTTTACGAATCTGGAACTGCATGGGACTTACAGTCTGGGTAGCAGATGGAGAGCCGCTGGTTTGAGTAGAATCAGTGCCATGGGTGCCAGTAGGAGTACTAGAGGCAGTCTCTGATGGAGTGGAATCGGGGCCATCAGTGCCAGTAGGAGTGCCAGTAGGAGTGCTAGTA
This window harbors:
- the UBC15 gene encoding Ubiquitin-conjugating enzyme E2 15 (EggNog:ENOG410PK18~COG:O~BUSCO:14142at33183), producing the protein MAASAAAGLLGRQLKQMQTDKDIPGISCGLTDENNIFEWEVMLMISDECKFYGGGFFRARLSFPPEYPHLPPKMKFEPPIFHPNIYPNGEVCISILHPPEEDKYGYESAAERWSPVQTPETILLSVISMLSSPNDESPANVEAARLWREDPKEFKRRVRQCVRESLGEE
- a CDS encoding uncharacterized protein (SECRETED:SignalP(1-18)~EggNog:ENOG410PSKP~COG:S); this translates as MKATALLSIALCAAFGAAQNLDDISECGRMCINNMLNKASELGCDSTDKACLCSKQNFAFGLRDCTLQACGGEDLPKIIAVGQAICASEGGSMSASGTASDTATGTPTSTPTGTPTGTDGPDSTPSETASSTPTGTHGTDSTQTSGSPSATQTTGIVPGGESSAYTTSAIVSTVTSGTEVIETTVGSTTLYTQVSDSNGTASPTSGLTGTPTSGSVAETTTESPTETEIPPGQTTPAEGAAGRVMTTAAPGVAGALGLIALLAM